ACCGGCGGCGATGACGGCGTGACGACGATACCTGGAGAAGTCGAAAACAACCGCGGCGTCACCGGGCGCTGCACCGGCGAGTTCGCTGGCGCTTGAGTGTTCCTCCACGAGGTGAACGTTCGAACGAATCATGCAAAGACCGCTGTGGAGTGCATGCGCTCCGGCCCGTGAAGTTTCGCCGGAGATTATCCACACGTTCTCGGCAGCGACGACTGGATCTGCAAGCAAGGCAATCTTTTCGTCGGCGACTGCATCGAACACCGCACTCAACGCTCGCTCGAGAGCAACCCGCAGCGGAACCGTTGACGTGTCCGCCAGCCGTATTCGCTCACTCGGACGCGACATCTGGTCGGACATCTCCTCCTGTGCGCGCCGTTGGAGGGCCGAATAGCCTTCGAAACCGAGCTTCGTGGCGAATCGTACGATCGACGGTCTGCTGGTTCCGATACCCGAAGCGAGCGCCGACACTGTCCCGAACGCGAGCAGCGTTGGATCGTCAAGAACGGCCGACGCAATGCGCCTCTCAGTCGGTGTGAGGCGAACACCCGTCGACGCGACGAGGTCCGAAATAGACGGCTGTAGCGCGGTGTTGTGCATCGCGTTACATTAACATCATACGAATGTGCGTCCGGTTACACTATTTGCTTGGGATACGCGGGCATCCCGATGTGGTTGTCGACGAGACCAGAGAGACGAGACCAGAGTTCATGAGTACATCAGATAAGTACGCTCCAACAGCCAGGGAACAGGCTTTCCTTGATACCGTCGTGAACCCCAAGTACGACCGTCAAATCATCAACGGACTGGGTCCGTTTTTTGAGGATCGCGCACCCGAAGATGTCCTTGGCTTCTATTCGCAAGACGAGATTGCGGTTCTCCGATCTCTCAAAGGCACCGACCGTGACGTTGAGGCTCGAATGCCCGTCAAGATCACGAAACACTACTTCGAGATGGCCCAATCGAGCGCTCCGCTCCGGAGGCTCGTGAAAGCAAGCTCTGACGAAACAGAGAGCCTTGCTGGGTCGGAAGATCCCGGCTTCCAAATGGACTACAGCCCGGTGGAGGGACTGCTACACAAGTATGAGATGGGCCTGATGTATGTCATTTCGACATGCTCGTCGCATTGTCGGTTCTGCTATCGAGAAGAGCTCATCGGTCGTAAGGAGATAGTGCGTCAGGACGGAACCGTTGCCAAGAAGGGCCTTGCCCAGATCAAGGACATCACCGACTATATCAAGACGCACAACAAGGAAGTCACTGACAACGGCGGTACACATCCAGATTCAGGTCGCGAACGACTGCGAGAGATCTTGCTGTCCGGCGGCGACCCGATGGTTCTACCCAACACCAAGATTGCAGCCTGGTTCTCCGCATTGGCGGAGGTGGGCATCGAGTCCATTCGCCTCGGAACGAAGGAGATGGCGTTTCACCCCGACCGTTTCGATGAGGCATTTCTGGCAATGCTGGACGGCTTTCATGGGACGTACCCCGACGTCGGTCTGCGGATGATGATCCACTTCAACCATCCGGACGAGTTTCTTCTCAAGGACAACGACGGCAACTACGTCGAGAACG
This window of the Acidobacteriota bacterium genome carries:
- a CDS encoding MurR/RpiR family transcriptional regulator, with protein sequence MHNTALQPSISDLVASTGVRLTPTERRIASAVLDDPTLLAFGTVSALASGIGTSRPSIVRFATKLGFEGYSALQRRAQEEMSDQMSRPSERIRLADTSTVPLRVALERALSAVFDAVADEKIALLADPVVAAENVWIISGETSRAGAHALHSGLCMIRSNVHLVEEHSSASELAGAAPGDAAVVFDFSRYRRHAVIAAGALARTGVNVVAITDGPLSPLAAVTDTWCELYIPAIGPFDSSVPAVAIAELLVAYVAQHLHDTARDHIDQTEALWEANATFLA